The segment GATGCGTTCGGTCCACCCGGTCCTCGAGGAGCAGGTCGAGGTCGCGCGCTCGGGCGAGACGCCCGGGCAGTTCCTGCTGCGGGGCCGGCTCTACGTGGTGCGGGCCGTGCTGGCCCGCTGGACCGAGCCCGGCGGCTGGCGCTGGTCCGGTCCGGGCGAGTTCGTCGCCGGGCCGGTCGGGGCGTCGGTCAGTGGTGTGGCGGTGATCAACTCGGTGCCGGTCGACCTGGCCGACCGGGAGCTGTGGCGAGTCGAGGCTGCGGCGGGTATGTCCGCGGCGCTCGAGGTGTTCGACCTGTGCCGGGACACCGCGGCGGACCCGCCGCGGTGGA is part of the Mycobacteriales bacterium genome and harbors:
- a CDS encoding DUF6504 family protein; its protein translation is MRSVHPVLEEQVEVARSGETPGQFLLRGRLYVVRAVLARWTEPGGWRWSGPGEFVAGPVGASVSGVAVINSVPVDLADRELWRVEAAAGMSAALEVFDLCRDTAADPPRWTATLVEE